The following coding sequences are from one Venturia canescens isolate UGA chromosome 5, ASM1945775v1, whole genome shotgun sequence window:
- the LOC122410433 gene encoding uncharacterized protein encodes MFVSTVLAVSFSVVALNTLVAGDPATVITMNTIKVTNNANDYFDPWSFEIGRGQKNSQLNGKMPTKKEVPDNMLFKFFLQMDGQDPIEQVTSFCEALSDETIGKTFVDAGTPDGTFPKECPFTSGDWGISKWDPPSDSVPPGVNGPFSGYVMMFEEGKDAIIQVDFEGEMS; translated from the exons ATGTTCGTCTCTACCGTTTTGGCTGTTTCATTCTCTGTGGTAGCGTTAAATACGCTCGTAGCTGGTGAt CCAGCCACAGTTATCACTATGAACACCATCAAAGTCACGAACAATGCCAATGACTACTTTGATCCGTGGTCCTTTGAGATTGGTAGAGGACAAAAGAACTCTCAGCTAAACGGTAAAATGCcgacgaaaaaagaagttcCAGACAATATGCTA ttcaaattctttttgcaAATGGACGGTCAAGATCCTATTGAACAGGTAACATCTTTCTGTGAAGCTTTGAGTGATGAAACAATCGGAAAGACTTTCGTCGATGCCGGCACTCCTGATGGCACATTCCCAAAAGAATGCCCCTTCACTTCG GGTGACTGGGGTATTTCAAAATGGGATCCTCCATCGGATTCGGTACCACCGGGAGTGAACGGCCCGTTCTCTGGTTACGTAATGATGTTTGAAGAAGGCAAGGACGCTATCATTCAAGTCGATTTTGAGGGTGAAATgtcataa